In Juglans regia cultivar Chandler chromosome 13, Walnut 2.0, whole genome shotgun sequence, the DNA window gggttaTCTCGAGGCTGTAACTTGCTTCTGTGGTGGCTTAAAATCCGGTGGGATTTATTAGCCTACAGGgatgaatatttaaatttccGTGATAGTCTCATGGGCCAAAGAGttagattttgtataaaatagaAAGCAAATATTTTCAGGTTATCTTGTGGTTGTAACTTGCTTCTGTGGTTGCTTAAAAAATCCGGGCGGGATTGTTTTGCCTGTAGggatgatgttttttttttatctgctGTAGTTTTATGAGCCAGAGAGTTAAATTTTCTACTAGTGGGATGTTTCATCTCCTTTTCTAGTTTGAATTTTCTCTCTGCATATTTTAAGCTGTGTACTTAGGGAGGGAACAAGACAGGCACTTTGAAATTGTTCTCTCAAAAGGCCATTGTTGCTTTCTGTGATATATCAATCGTCTGGAGCAGAAAAGATGGTTATCTCTTTCATCGTGTGAGTTATGAAGTTAATGCCTGTTCTTGATAGATATGAGCTTTTGATTTGGTTTATCTGGGCGCTTGTTTCTTGTactgtctcttttttttttttttttttttatttcagtttggtgTGAGTTTTTCAATTACTATAGGAGTATCTTGGCACTGCTTTTCTGATTATTGAGTTCTTTAATTTTGTTCTGTAGAATCTGAACAAAGTCAAATTTAGTTTCTGAGTAACGCTACTGGTTGCTTATGTGTCATACAGGGAAGGGTGTGTGATACCAATTTATGAGCTCCTTGTTGCTGATGGAGTGGAATGAGAAATCCCCATCACAGTGGGAGTGGGATAACCTATTATTGTGCAGTGCAAGAGCAGCTGAAAATTCTAAGTTGCAACCAACAGAATGGGCTATGCAAGGAGATCAAGGGATAAACTCTGGCTCTTTTTATTCATCCGGGGGTGGTGGGGGTAGTGGTGGGTCAGGCCGTGTGTTGAGACATGCTTCTTTGTCAAATAGCTCGAAATCAGCGTCGGCAGATTCTTATTCAATTGGTGAAAGTAAGACATCAAAGCTCACTTTTGAGGCCTTTGGAGATTTTCCGGATGATTACATCAGTAAGAAAGAATTGGCCAGGGTGGATACAAACGGAGTTTCTCCAATACTTGAGCCTTCATCTGGCTCTGGTGAGCCATTGCTCAGTCTAAAGCTTGGTAAGCAAATGTACTTTGAAGATGCTTGTGTAGGTAGCAATACAGAGACCTCAAAATTTTCTACGATTCCCATGACGTCAGCCACCACAGCAAAAAAATTCAAGTCCAGTTGTCAGAGCACACAGGTACCACACTGCCAAGTTGAAGGCTGTAATCTTGACCTCTTGTTGGCTAAAGATTACCATCGCAAACATAGAGTTTGTGAAAGTCATTCCAAATCCCCAAAGGTCATTGTAGGTAGTCTGGAACGTCGGTTTTGTCAGCAGTGTAGCAGGTAAATGCTTCTTAAAAAGtggtagtttttattttttaatttttatgaataaatataaagtggtagttaTATGTCAGAAGGTAATGAAATCCACCAACAGTTtgttactaattaatttatcatCTACCTGTAGTCCCTCTTTTATCCAAATGTCTCTTGGATAATAATAATTCCAGTCCTATCCtgattcataaaatattttagatttgatcAATCAAGATCAGCTTCAAGTcctagttttcaaatttgattcaGTGACCACATTGTTTTTATTGCCGAAGATTCCATGGTCTTTCCGAGTTTGATGAAAAGAAGCGAAGCTGTCGCAGGCGTCTTTCTGATCATAATGCTAGGCGACGCAAGCCACAGCCCGAAGCAGTCCGGTTAAATCCAGCAAGGCTATCTTCATCACTTTATGGTACTTGTttcaaaagcaaaagaaaacttttccttttctattttggaCTAAGTTCTCATATGAGCATACTATGAAATGAATTAGGATTAGTATTGATTCCTTGTCCACTTTCTTGAATTCATACATTGTATATTAAGGTGATTTCTTAAACACTTTgtgataaaatgatttcaactcaAACATCTTTTATGTGATATGCTGTTCAACTGTAACTATTGATGAGTTTTTGGGTATATAGTGCTTTCGTTTACATCTAATTTAAGCAGGACATGGCAAGTGTGTTACAATTTACTTGGATAGTGCACTTTTATCCACTATGAAATTTTGGCATCCTCCACACTTTAATACGGAATGCAGCTTTAATACGGAATGCAGAGTTGGGTGGGCAGGACAGTATCTGCTGCTCTTACATTTTAACATGCTTGTTTTCTAGAATGATTGTGAATGATActtgcaaaaacaaaaattatactttaGCAACACGAGCTTgaatgtattctttttttctttttactggGGAGTTGGGTGGGCTGGACAGTATCTGCTGCTCTTACATTTTAACATGCTTGTTTTCTAGAATGATTGTGAATGATActtgcaaaaacaaaaattatactttaGCAACACGCTCTTgaatgtattctttttttctttttactggGGGGGAGGGGAAGGCAAAAAGTGGTTTACTTTGTAAGGGCATTGTTGGAAGAGACGTGCTTTGTGATGTTTTAGTAGTTGTTAGGATACACACGCAATCTGAATTTAAAGGGGGTAGACTAAAGATGAAAACATGTAGGTCTACGTTTTATAATGATGCAAACAAAAGTTGAAGGTAGGCATTGTTTAGGACGTCCGACGTCTGCTGCACTTACCCTGTAATCTGTTTCGACATTTTAGTAGTTATATGGTTTGTTCCTCGGGATTATATACGATCAATCATTTTTGTTGCTATTATGTTGTCTTTAATCTGTATTCATCATCTTTGTTGTATTGTGTAGTGTAACTGTAAGTGACCTGCTCTACGTTATGCCATTTTTAACTACCAATTACTAGCACAATTGTTATTCTGCCGAATGTGTCACTTTGTGATGCATGCCCAGGCATTATGGTTAGTTAATACAAGGTTTAACATCAGAACACTTTTGGTAATGCAatcttaatcattaattaagTAGAATGGGTGTGTTATAATTTGCGATTACCTCCACAGATGGGAAGCAGCAGATGAATCTTGTCTTTGACAGAGTCCCACTTGGTTACTCAAGCGCTGCTGATAGTTTAACGTGGGAGGACATGTGCAGCTCCAAGTTTACCCAAACCAAAGACTATCTTCTGAAGCCTGCGAAAGCAAGAGACACTGATATACAGCTGCATTTGCCCGGCAATGACATGCCATGTGCCATCACTACGCTTCATAATGATTCTAGTAGGCTCTTGCCATCCAAGGGCACTGTAGGTGAGGTTAtcaaccaagttttttttttttttggcgttTACCTTTATGAAAATTTCAATTGATTTTAGATTAATGTAAGAAACGGTTTTCAATTGGCAGACTTTGCTTAAACAGTCATAGAGGTCTTAAAATCTGGCCATGTCAAAATTTGCCCGCTTGTTTATGCAATAACCATCATGCGTGGTTGAATGgcaattagaaaaatgaaaaataaacacTTTTACCACATGATAGATAGCCTTGAGTATCTTATATGCCACAATAGAGGGAACAATAAAAACACTAATTATAGCTTGCCTTGGGAGCTGCTCCAGGTAAGAATATTGATGCGGATTAATATTATCTGTTAGATAAATAGATGATCTTGTGAAACCCATTCATGTACTTTGCAAAAACGTCTTACTACATGTACCAGCTTTCAGCATAATTGAATTTTGTTGGAAACACATCCAAATCTAGGCACTTGTAAAGCTAAAAGTTTGATTGATCAAATGTAGCATACACAATATAGATTGAGAGAGTTCTTACAGTGACCGGTGAATCAGAAATTGAGAAAAGTGAGACTGTAAGCTGGATGAAGTAATTTTGAAGATCATTAGTGGTAGATTGCTGATAGTAATAGTGTTTCTAAAAGTCTAGGGATTTGCGGCTAAAGGCAAAGgcttaattaagaaaatgctaGTCATGTTAAGAAAGCCATACAATAAACTGATGggattatttatgaaaataagatGCATGGGAAAGTGGCGACCATTATAAAATGTCTGGTGGCAAACACAGCTTCTGGTGTTAAGGAAGttggttaaaataatttaaacaggTCAATCTGACTGTACACTCTACCGGCACATCCAAGAAGGGCGATAAAGAAAAACTAGCGAACTATTGAGAAACCATAGATTgctatttagaaaatattttggagGCAAATAAGTCAGTGAAATTAAGTTTCCCAAATTCTTAAGTTTCTGGAACAGATTCGAATGATGCATATTCGAATTTATAGAAAAGGAATTATGTTGTAAACATTCCCTGTTGTCGGAAGATGTCCATGTAACATAGTAGGTGACTACGTTTTGCAGGTTTAGAAGAACCCATGATCTCTGCGCAGCAGGATGCTGAGCCAGATTTCCGAcgtgctctctctcttctgtcaAACAATTCCTGGGGTTCCCGTGAGTCAAAACCAGCTCCACACCCACACGCCATCCATGCAACTCATTCTGGTATGCTGCAGCCTGCAATGCAGGTGACCCAAGGTATGCTGCATGTTTCTTCGGACCACTGGCAGACCCAACAAGCGTCGACTGACTCCCGAGGACATATCTTAACTCAACCTAATAACGGCAGCATCCATTTTCAAGACTTCCAGCTGTTCAGATCACCAGACGAGTTCGGCTTTTATCCCAACCAGTTGGATTAACCACTTGAAAACCTAGCGGGCTAACGGACCTGTAAATGCATATGTGCGGACAGGCTAATGCGATTCATCTGGGAGTTGATTCCCAAAGCTAAAACAACTCTCTCTCAAACGAAAATCCAAAGTTTTGTCAGGTATTACGAATATGTATGGAAACATATTGCAACATGACATTTCCACATCTTCTCAAATAAATTTGCTCATGACTATTAGCATTGCAAGAAAGAGCGAATAGTTCATATATGGTATGTCATCTTCCGACAGCAGGGAATGTTTACAAGAGAATTCCAGGTAGCAAGATTGTTATTTATAGAAAACCCTTATACTGCAAGGATTTTCCAGGTAGCAAAAATAACAATG includes these proteins:
- the LOC109003190 gene encoding squamosa promoter-binding-like protein 12, whose protein sequence is MSSLLLMEWNEKSPSQWEWDNLLLCSARAAENSKLQPTEWAMQGDQGINSGSFYSSGGGGGSGGSGRVLRHASLSNSSKSASADSYSIGESKTSKLTFEAFGDFPDDYISKKELARVDTNGVSPILEPSSGSGEPLLSLKLGKQMYFEDACVGSNTETSKFSTIPMTSATTAKKFKSSCQSTQVPHCQVEGCNLDLLLAKDYHRKHRVCESHSKSPKVIVGSLERRFCQQCSRFHGLSEFDEKKRSCRRRLSDHNARRRKPQPEAVRLNPARLSSSLYDGKQQMNLVFDRVPLGYSSAADSLTWEDMCSSKFTQTKDYLLKPAKARDTDIQLHLPGNDMPCAITTLHNDSSRLLPSKGTVGLEEPMISAQQDAEPDFRRALSLLSNNSWGSRESKPAPHPHAIHATHSGMLQPAMQVTQGMLHVSSDHWQTQQASTDSRGHILTQPNNGSIHFQDFQLFRSPDEFGFYPNQLD